ctgagaggtactggtgccctcggtctttctcaacttcagctcaaagggagtcaagacttgctttcccttatctgctgtcttcgttgaaaggacgttgggttccgcTGTCTGGCTCAAGTCTTTCTCTGCATcacctcctccttccttctctttgttggaaccagagggctctgtaggatcaggaacttGCGGTGGGACCACTggaggtagagcaggaagaattgtctcgggggtaggagtagcgaGGAgcttcttcaatctcctgtatttctaggggaagccaaacgttctcggacttcctcggatccgaagattggggaactctgctacgtttaaagcttcccccgtACTTTTTGACGACgatattcgcggcataaagccgcgaactcctctgtcagctgctcctctgtggttgctaccccttcatcgaaacttgcctgcttggcagcgtggagagagagttggaaggagctggcttctttcttcatcaatGCCAGTtccttcttcagatccgagcactccctttgagcttgggagagttcttcatctctttcatgaaggagcttgcgctgtccttctatttgggtcttcatggtcttcaagtttgactcaaccccatttttctctctcctcagatcagccacctccgaggtcaacttctcattcgcagcaagggctgtgcccaaggacttctcagtttccatcctgatttcgagctcagtcctggctattttccgagtgtcttcaataaacttctaagctacgaagacctcctgaatagcctgtagtaaagtatgatggagttaggaacagtaaaaaaacaaacttacttataaatattgttaaaaggagaaacacttaccagcgctaagtctctttttagggagaggaatagttgtggctggcccattttttccaaggtctccatgtccttgggcagcaggagagggcgttctaggacctcggccaggtggtgggcatggccttgttgaccGCCCTTATCTTGGACGCAgagatgggagcgccgtccagtcttaaatcgggggaccaggtggtcggtgctcggcgcacttcagcctcgtccctgatttccccgatttcaaccgagcgggccctacccttgcccttaTCCACCTTCTGCTgttgggccggtgggagttgttgtcgtgatttcttggggtctttattaatcgtcccctcgttgtcccccttcctcttcttctttggatcctcggttggaagttttggctcgagtggaggagggggaggtggtaaggATGGGGGAACTTGAGATGTCCCCCTCTTTTTCTCGGCAACCTTAGCGgccctattggtgaggagacctccattcttcccatgtcttcttcaagtTCGTCCTCCGGAAGGGAAACCACAAACCACCGCAATtccggaggcctcggtggcttcttcctcctcgtcggaaagtaccacaaaccggttcccgcgaggtctctctgtcttcgagatggaattggtctatctcgtcgtcaagtgtgtgtgaagaagacacatgctcttctggaacgacagttgcttgtgagtgcacggcgagggggactgctgctatcggccggttgtacaaaatggtgttaggagcgtccgggaggtcacggtcgtccaaaaagtggggccgagctacgtttatcctctttcgtcttcggtcgcccgcaattatggcgttctctatctcctggaagtctttggaaaggggggtgtacccaagaataaggtgagcagcccggagttgtaggtcttcactaacgaacacctcggagcgaagtacccgatttagatctgcgatgttacagtgactcagacgaggacgcacgtgctgcttatctgcaaaaaagatgtcaaaacaaacaaacctggtcagatttacacaaatatttaacaaatttaagtaagtacgaatacgcatttctgtgtgtgttaggagaagttgtgttgtggggagattaatcctacggcgtcgcacctggatccccccactcaactgggcagtggaagccgtcgtgccagttcccagacacgatcaagtagtcgtccttcatgcctttgtttgatttgggcagacaggagattagcctaacggtgctggaccgagatttaatgtaataacctactttagaaagtttatgggactcatataggaacacgacatcgtgccatgtgaggtttaaacccatctgctcgtttagagcatctacactacctagaactctaaaaacgtttgggaggcattgatcgggacacaaccggtggttgcgaaggtactccctagttacaggtttcattggaagggtcatcccaccctctagaaaggctatcataggaatgataacctctccctctttcctagaaccggccacggctcgTCGgtattttagtcctacatcgctgggaatacggtatttggccctaaagccttccatcccagcggcggtatcaactagacacttaaacttacccattggaaaagaacgaaaggttaaactctaaaggggagagtgtttacgaagacagccgaggactgtatccgaggagaaagggttaagaatagagagagcaagaacttacaaagttgaaggtacgaATTTCaacggttttctgctggtaaaggatgattgttggtgttttgatgggattgatccctgaggaattaaatgaaggcgcaggttcccgaagcgtcacgacgtgcgaaaaggcggcctcgaaattatatttgtcccgcctaaaatttcgtggagtaatgagggccgttggatgcccatctcaccgttgaacgtgagggacaaagtgtaactggcagtattaaatacgcgcgttgttcaaaataaaaccgccaaatggcatcttctgggacgcgaaacgatttccacatgtgccattactcacaaaatgattggagtaggttctcgtcggatcaaaaccctatttttctcctcggatgttgaaaattagagttttgaggggctattgtggggggcaaaaagatcctgatgggaacgtgggccttttgggccgtgttaaggaaggccgacctgatcctgggtttagaaattgttagtactatgggtcggcccatacgccgaggatccagccgagggtgaccttatcctcggatgaacattgaagaactcgggatttcatagtaaagattaggggatgacatggttaaggccaatggttaaaaggggggaacCCTAGAACTCCCCAGAAGTACcgatgttgaagaaatgtcaaagataaaggctgctacctccacattaaagaccttgcacctaccaccctggccgcatttatggggaagtgacacctgaacagtagaagagaaacttctggttactgttcaaaggcactgagaagggaaatatctaggctaagggggaggtggggcaacacgtgtacaaagtgttcaaaataggagtatttaaggagaaacCTGGAATAGAAAGAGggaggactttttgtaacctaaaaagaaagaaaagattaagAAAGGGAtagaatataagaacagctctcgacttacatccgaggaggccaatttacaaAATTCCTTCTTGTTTCCAAGTATTCAAAATCCTTAGTTTTTCATTTAGtccccacatacttctaacctgggtttcaagcccacactctacaaattcatattgtttaaggctcattgggcctgggcccgtaactgttcttggggccaggtgcacttgtgcacttacaatcatttaaattaaattttagattttagatttttaaattttagtctTAGTTGTGGAAGTAGCACTTCTCTAAGAATTAAGTTGACCCCAATAgtcccaaaaaaggaaaaggaaccTCTCATCCACACCTATATTCCCTcctaaaaaaaaccatattattttaaaatttgagccTAAAATACTTGGCaccctaaaaaattttaaattggtcTATTGCTTTCAACAAATTGCGATGCAATAAGTCTATGTttgatttgaaagaaaatattttccaactataaaatattttttgaaaataatttttttttttttttggagtgtttggttgcattttttaaaatactccgaaaaatattttgaagtattttgttgcattttttaaaatactatgaaaaacatattttctaCTACTTTCTCACATTTTTTCATCTCCCAagcacatatataataaaaaagaaaaattttagattaaaaaaaaacttatttttttaaaatttaagccTAAAATATATGGCACCCTCAAAAACTTTAAATTGGTCTAAAGGACCCAACGAGATATTACTTTAACAAATTTCGATGCAATAAGTGTTTATTCAAAGGCTTTCATggtaacaaaataataaaggcAACAAATAGGAAATCTAATTAGTTGAAGAAGGATATTACGgcaaaaattttattgtaataagGTATTGCTCCAACAATTTGTAGCGATAAATGTTAGAAATGTTTAGAACCCCAATTGATaattggccaaaaaaaaaaatgatgattctTTGTCCTACATACCaagttcaaaaaatataaaaaataaaattaacagcCAAAAAGGACTATACAATTAATAACACTCAAACAGacaaacaaacacaatttttttgaatataaaGACATGAACCTCAAAATTTTTTGTCCACTTCAATATTTGGATTGCCAATACCACTCTTACATTACATCAAACCAAATTCACAACTCTAAAAGGCCAATAtgcaaaaattttgaatttaatgcaAAACGTTAGAATCTAAAAATGAAGAGGGCAAATTTGCATTCCATATTCCTATTGAAAGAAGTTATACAACTGTTCAAAAACTAAAACCTACAACTGGTTTAAGTTTAACCACTTtctataattgaaaaaaatgaggaagaaaatgCTTATGCTTGAGAGATAAGTGGGAATGGTTAAGATCCAAAAAATgcactaaatatatatatatatatatatatatatatatatataaattttggttGAGAAATAGGCCAAATCGGCAATTTATATTAAACCTTGCAAATCAAAAATGTAACAACGATAAAGATCCAAAGGAATAGACTCCATCCAAACTTGAAAACTCAACAAAGGTGGTGCTTGGATTCAACTTATGTGCGTTTGCGTTTTCTTCAACGcgtttcctccttttttttttttttttttttctttttttctgctGCTGCACAAAAATGGGTGTTatggctactgttcatgaacagtagccgcaacTTTTGACCAATTCaaccgtgaacagtgcatcgTATACTGTTCATGgaacccacaaatttcacttttcaaccacttttcattaaaaatgggttccacggcactattcacacatttaaaaattattttgctatagtattttcagttttcagttttcagtttcagcaaaataagttctatccaaacggacccaaatTCTCGCTTTCTTGACTGGAGCATGAGCCAAAGCGTTGCCTTGCTTAAGAGTATGCAATAATgaatagttttgaaaaaaactAATTGAAGACATTATGTCTTTTATCAAGTGACCGAAAGAagaatttgagaaattttcatGTCGAAGAGCATTTGTAGAGATCTCTGAATCACCTTCAAGGATAGAACTGGGAGTACCAATCTTGTGAACAAAGTAAACAACTTTTCTTGCTGCCATTGTTTCCAAGAGTACCACTAAAGGAGGCTGGGGAATTTTTTCAGATAACACTGCCAAAACTTCACCCTTTGAATTGCGAACCACCTCACCAACACCCGATACATTCTGCTCAACAAACATAGCACCATTATAATTTGTCTTCCATGTACTAGGATCTGAAGGTCTCCAAACAGCTTGCTGAGGCCAAGCTATGCTTGTAAATCTATTTCGCAATTTGTGGAACTCTTGCAGATGAGCTCGAGCTGTAGTTGAAGTTTTTTCAGCAGGCAGAATTGGTTCATTTGCCCGAGCTTTGTTGCACCTTTGCCAAATTGTCCAATACACCATTGCAAACAATTCTGAGTTGAGAGAAGAAAGCTTGACTAGGCCAAATAAATTTGCGAAAGaggttagagaaaaaaaatgggatTTAACAACCAACTGTCTGATGCCAAATTGGCCTGATCTTATCACACAACCACAAAGCATGAAGGGTGGTTTCAAGCTCTTTTTAGCATTGACAGCAGTTGAGATTTGAAACAATTTTTCTCTTCAACAAATTCTTTAAGGTAGGCAAAGAATCTATGCAAGCTCTCCAAGGGAATGACTTCACCTTATTAAGGACTTTCAAATTCCATAGGCTAGACCAAAACTGTTTGGATCCAtctgaatttgaaaatgaagcTAAAAGTCACTGTTCTCAACCTCACACAACAACTTATAACCCAACTTAACTGTGTAGACCCCGTGTGTGGAATCTGGCCAATATAAGtgttaacgtgtatagtgttatgggtttaggcccaactagattacttgtatagcacacattcttgtactacactttTACTTGTATTGTATTCTTATGTCTCTTATATAAAAGCACATATGTATAttctttaattgaaaaatacaatactattgaattcagtacttctaacatggtatcagagccaaggcTCTGACctttttcttagcagtcttgtctttattggtgttactCCATTCTCAACATCACTTCCGCCTTCATAGCAGCTATCGCATCCTTTCACCATTGAACCTTCGATGTCTTCCAAACATTGTCCTTTGGTTCCAGACCTATAGCAGCCACCGTTGAGGAGTTCCACACTACAAAGACCACTGCCAATTTCAGCACCGCTGCGTATCTTGCTTCAATCAATTTTTT
The sequence above is drawn from the Castanea sativa cultivar Marrone di Chiusa Pesio chromosome 5, ASM4071231v1 genome and encodes:
- the LOC142635017 gene encoding uncharacterized protein LOC142635017, whose amino-acid sequence is MVYWTIWQRCNKARANEPILPAEKTSTTARAHLQEFHKLRNRFTSIAWPQQAVWRPSDPSTWKTNYNGAMFVEQNVSGVGEVVRNSKGEVLAVLSEKIPQPPLVVLLETMAARKVVYFVHKIGTPSSILEGDSEISTNALRHENFSNSSFGHLIKDIMSSISFFQNYSLLHTLKQGNALAHAPVKKARIWYTMHCSRLNWSKVAATVHEQ